One segment of Paraburkholderia sp. PGU19 DNA contains the following:
- a CDS encoding IS701 family transposase: protein MREDVDEFDAYLNHLALALGHADRHAGLKGYCSGLVMPLSRKSVEPMAAHIDPLHASAKHQSLHHFVAKAEWSDRAVLQRVREWVMPALGLHAAEEAGYYWIIDDTGFPKKGKHSVGVARQYCGQLGKQDNCQIAVSLSIATQRGSLPIAWQLYIPKEWIDDRERARRAGIPDELVFQTKPQIALAQLREAIASGVAPGIVLADAGYGDETAFREGITELGLLYAVGIRPVTSVWAPGTEPLPPKPWSGRGQPPKLLRRAPGHKPLAVKELAMQLPVNAWQTVTWREGSNAALSSRFAAVRVRPAHHDYWRSTVRDEEWLLIEWPDGDTEPLKYFLATAPEEATLEQLVFVTKMRWRIERDYQDLKQEFGLGHYEGRGWRGFHHHATLSIAAYGFLMAQRLRMQSGGRDKKNFLERALPALPSDYIPRGSPARSTPRS from the coding sequence ATGAGAGAAGATGTCGACGAATTTGACGCGTATCTGAATCATCTGGCGCTGGCGTTAGGGCACGCCGATCGCCATGCCGGCCTCAAGGGTTACTGTTCGGGCTTGGTAATGCCGTTGTCACGCAAGAGCGTCGAGCCGATGGCCGCGCATATTGACCCACTTCACGCGAGTGCGAAACACCAGTCACTTCACCATTTTGTGGCCAAGGCAGAATGGTCTGACCGGGCGGTCCTGCAGCGGGTACGCGAATGGGTGATGCCCGCGTTAGGCCTGCACGCTGCTGAAGAGGCTGGCTATTACTGGATTATTGACGATACGGGCTTCCCGAAGAAGGGCAAGCATTCGGTCGGCGTAGCGCGACAATACTGTGGGCAACTGGGCAAACAGGATAACTGCCAGATCGCCGTGAGCCTGTCGATCGCGACGCAACGGGGCAGTTTGCCGATTGCCTGGCAATTGTATATCCCCAAGGAATGGATTGACGACCGGGAACGTGCCCGTCGCGCTGGCATTCCCGACGAACTAGTTTTCCAGACCAAGCCACAGATTGCGCTGGCCCAGCTTCGCGAGGCCATAGCATCCGGCGTTGCGCCGGGCATCGTGCTGGCCGACGCTGGGTATGGCGACGAAACCGCATTCCGGGAGGGCATAACTGAACTGGGTTTGTTGTACGCGGTAGGGATCCGGCCGGTCACCTCTGTGTGGGCGCCAGGTACGGAGCCGCTTCCACCCAAGCCCTGGAGCGGGCGCGGTCAGCCACCGAAGTTGTTGCGCCGTGCGCCCGGCCATAAACCGCTCGCGGTGAAGGAACTGGCCATGCAATTACCCGTGAACGCCTGGCAAACCGTAACCTGGCGGGAAGGTAGCAACGCAGCACTTTCCTCACGCTTTGCCGCCGTACGGGTTCGTCCCGCACATCACGACTATTGGCGAAGTACGGTTCGCGACGAAGAATGGCTGCTTATTGAATGGCCTGATGGCGATACGGAGCCGCTCAAATACTTTCTCGCTACTGCCCCCGAGGAGGCGACACTTGAGCAGCTTGTGTTCGTGACCAAGATGCGCTGGCGCATCGAGCGCGACTATCAGGACCTGAAACAGGAGTTCGGGCTCGGTCATTATGAAGGGCGAGGCTGGCGTGGCTTTCACCACCACGCCACATTGAGTATCGCTGCGTATGGGTTTCTGATGGCTCAGCGACTGCGAATGCAATCAGGTGGACGCGATAAAAAAAACTTCCTTGAACGGGCGCTGCCTGCCCTTCCCTCGGATTACATCCCCCGGGGCAGTCCAGCGCGCTCAACGCCACGTTCCTGA